One Parashewanella spongiae genomic window, CGGTTACCGCTTTTTATATTCAGAAAGTAACTCAAGATCTTAATGATGATGACTATGATCTTCCGTATCGGCGCTCATTTTTACTGTTGCGGTAATGCTAACTTTATCGCCATTGCTTAAGGTGAGAGTTAAAGGTACAGACTCACCTTTTGCTGGTACACCATCGGTAAAATTCATTAGCATGCCGTGAAATCCAGCTGGTTCTAATTTGCTCTTTCCTCCAGCGGAAATGTCGACTTTGTCGACCTGTTGCATGCGCATCATGCCGTCTTTCATCAAGGTTTGATGAATTTCTACATAACCTCTAGGACTGCTAATTGCAGTCAAGGAGACTGTTTTTGAACCAGTATTTTCCATTGTTAAGTAAATCGGTACAACCCTTGAGGTTGGTGGCATAGCGCGGATCCAAGCATCATCAATTTTAACGTCTGTTGCAAAGGTACTGCTGCTGAAAACTGAAACAAGCGCAACAAAAATGGTTGAAATCATTCGCATTGGAATCTCCTACAATTCTTAAACCTAGAAACATCTGTTGACTGCGTTCTCAAGCTTAGAAAAAATGGCTGCTGGTAAGGCGTAGCTTGTAGCAAGTAGTTATTCTACTTGCAAAAGTTACAAAGCAGATAGCAGTCATTTTAGCAAGCTTGTGAGCGTAGAGCACTTCACTCATTGGGTAAAAGCCATGATGATAAAATCATCCTATTGCTCAAGCAGTTACTCGTATACTCAGCGTTCAACTGATGTTTTTTGGTTAAACCAAAAATTAAAAATACTGTATCTACAAAAGCTCAATTATTTGTTCGCGCATTTCTGCTAATGGTGTTCCTGTGTAGAAGAAGCCACGAACACGACTCTTGCCATCAATAACAAAGATTTTTGCCGTATGTGAATACAAATAACCTTTGCGCTTTGGAGCATTCTTTTCTTCAACACTCAGTTTTTTAAACTCTGTGGTGACTTTAACATCAGCCAATTTTGCATATTCGGCACTGTAAAGTTTGGCTACATGTTCGGTTTTTTCGGTATCATCGACCAAACCGATAAAGCTAGGATCAAAATAACTTAAGTATTTATTCAAATGCTTAGGTGTATCATACTCGCTATCAATACTGACAAACAATACTTGAACTTGTGCTTTTTGTTCAGGAGTCAGTTTGCGCATCATTTGGCTGATGTGGGCCATAGTTGTTGGGCAAATATCTGCGCAATTGGTGTAACCAAAAAACATGAGTACCACTTTGCCCTTGAAATCTGACAAACTTACATCGCCACCTTTACTGCTTTTTAAGGTGAAGTCTCCGCCAATTCCTTTAAGTATTGGCATCTGAGCATGGCTAAATGAAGCTGTGCTGGTAAATAATGCGACCACCAATGAAAAGCATATTGATGCCGATAGTACGACTTTGAATACTGGTTTTAAAATGTTCATAGCATAACTCCTAGCAGCGGATCTCTGCGCCTAAATCGGTAACTGGTGGAAGGTAATTCGCTTTATATCGATGGATGATGATTTGCCCGTTTTTGATCTCTAACTCAATGTTAATTCCAACTTGAGCGAGCTCATTCTCATCATATGAATTGATGCCTTTCCATTGATATTCAAATTCAACACTATAACGAGTGCTATTATCTTGGAGCGAGTTAGATTGTGCTCTGATGTTGAGGTTTTTAATTTCATGGCGACTATTTTTCATCTGTAAAGTCGACAAATACGCTAAATAGTTAGGGATAGATTTCAAGCCAGATTCTTCTGGATTGAAAGTAGACTTGCTCGAAAATTGTTTTTGCCATTGTTTAGGATTAACTTGTTTACTTGTACTGGCGTTGTCTAATAGTTGACTCCAACGGTATACGAATGCACGGATCAAATTTGTATCACTTGAACTGCGATATCGCGATGTAAAATCATCCACTTCGTCTAATACGACTTCAGTATTTTTTACTTGTGCGTTAACGGGATTTATCAGAATTTTTTGAATTTGGTAGTGACCGACAATTTCATCACTGCCAATCTTTTGAGGAAGATACTCGAGCTCAACTTCGACTTCTGTTAACCCATTTTTCATCCTTAGTGGGGTAATAGAAAGTATATGGTGAGCACCGTTCTTACCTTTTTTTTGTGGAGTAATATCCAATTGACCGTACCAAGAGTACACCGCACCTTGAAGCTGATAATCGAGTTTAGTAGTTGCAGCGTATGTGGTTGGGACGAAAGAAACAAAAAAGATCAGTAAACAAAATGACCATTGATAGGGCAAAGTAGATGCAAGTTTCATAGCAGGCCTCTCTTTTGGGTAATACCAATTACAGTAATTAATCTCTCACTCAGCAAGAGATAAAGGCTTTCAGTACAAGGCGCATGTTCGAAGTTCTATATACCCTAACGGCCGCCATACAAAGCTGGCGTTCAACGCACTTCGTGCTTTTGTCGGGATAATTCAAGAACGTGCAATGCAGTAATGGAAACCTTTAGCCTTGCCCTTCGGGAGCTTGTATGGGCACACTTTGGTTTATAAAGAATACTTCACAAAATTATCTCAACGTAGATAACTATGTTTTCACCAATTTCGTTTGTACTTTGTGCGCATACATAGCTCTGAGTTGAGCATTTAATTACTGTAATTGGTATAATACTCCATTGATCAAACAGGGAGTGCAATTGCACTCCCTATGTTAATCCTAGAAAAATCAGTTGGACGCATAGAAGTAAGATAAATAACTCAAGTTCAACCATAAAAGTCATAAAGTGTATTCATCCATTGAGTGAATGCTTGATGTTCGTAAACTGGTTAAAATTACCGCTTGCTGTGTTGTAACTTTTATAAGTAGAAACGAAGTAACGACAGTTTTGTATGTCGGTAACCACTACTAACTTCAAGTCACGCCTTGCTATCGAAAATTTTCTCTGCGTTTAAGAGCGCCACCAACTGATTTTTCTAGGTTAATGATGACGACTTAAACGATTGGAGCTGGTTTTTTAAGTTGAACCATTAGGTTGTCATCCCATTCACCATCGACTTTCACATGAGCCGCAGCACCTTTCATGATGGCTTCAATCAAGTTGTGATTAACGTACGCATACAAACCAGGCTGAAGGAAAGTATATACCGCGGCACCTGTACAGCCTCCAGGGATACCCCAAGTCTCTAGATCTGTTTGAGGTGCATCATTAAATGACCCCGTTGGCCATACATAGTCACCGTGGCCACCAATAAGATGCGGACGTGTATCACGGTTTGGCTGCGAGTGAATAAACATAACAGTCTCACCGACTTTGGCCGTCATAGAGTTTTTGCCCGTTATGGCACCAACTTTACCATTGAACACGATGTGCGATGGAGTAAGGGTCTTCATGACTTCCAAGGTATCAGCCATGCTGCCAGTTACAGTGTCATAAGTCTTATAGTTACCATTTTTGTCGGTTGGTACGTAGAAGTCTTGCTCTCCGATGTAATAAGCTTTGTCATAAGTGATTGGGTGACCATTTCCGTCTTTTAAACCATCACGTGGGAGTACCATAATCGCACCAGCCATACCCATTGCAACGTGCCAAGGGATCATGATACCGCCCGGTGCACAGTGATACACAAAAGTACCTACTTTAGTCGCTTTAAAGCGGAATGTAACTTGCTCACCTGGTGCGACTAGAGTTAGCTCACCACCACCTAATGCACCTGTTGATGCGT contains:
- a CDS encoding SCO family protein, which encodes MNILKPVFKVVLSASICFSLVVALFTSTASFSHAQMPILKGIGGDFTLKSSKGGDVSLSDFKGKVVLMFFGYTNCADICPTTMAHISQMMRKLTPEQKAQVQVLFVSIDSEYDTPKHLNKYLSYFDPSFIGLVDDTEKTEHVAKLYSAEYAKLADVKVTTEFKKLSVEEKNAPKRKGYLYSHTAKIFVIDGKSRVRGFFYTGTPLAEMREQIIELL
- the nirK gene encoding copper-containing nitrite reductase, producing MDKNNTVEKTEVNTDRRNFLGGSVGVGIVGAGLAAGLVSTSASASNHKKHDRMANYTADQLERVTQTLVAPPMVPKHDQVAKGKPKVIEVTLTVEEKQVELENGVKAWVSAFNGSVPGPLIVCHQHDYIELTLINPKANALAHNIDLHASTGALGGGELTLVAPGEQVTFRFKATKVGTFVYHCAPGGIMIPWHVAMGMAGAIMVLPRDGLKDGNGHPITYDKAYYIGEQDFYVPTDKNGNYKTYDTVTGSMADTLEVMKTLTPSHIVFNGKVGAITGKNSMTAKVGETVMFIHSQPNRDTRPHLIGGHGDYVWPTGSFNDAPQTDLETWGIPGGCTGAAVYTFLQPGLYAYVNHNLIEAIMKGAAAHVKVDGEWDDNLMVQLKKPAPIV
- a CDS encoding copper chaperone PCu(A)C, which encodes MRMISTIFVALVSVFSSSTFATDVKIDDAWIRAMPPTSRVVPIYLTMENTGSKTVSLTAISSPRGYVEIHQTLMKDGMMRMQQVDKVDISAGGKSKLEPAGFHGMLMNFTDGVPAKGESVPLTLTLSNGDKVSITATVKMSADTEDHSHHH